A window of the Thermus thermophilus HB8 genome harbors these coding sequences:
- a CDS encoding SEL1-like repeat protein — translation MRQGRYDQAFPSIWLVVFVVVLGTKALAFSIQEGWQLVARAESGDQTALQTLIQAYQAQDPEAAAALGVLYLNGVVYPRDVAQAKEYFEWS, via the coding sequence ATGAGGCAAGGAAGGTATGACCAAGCTTTCCCCTCCATCTGGCTTGTGGTCTTCGTTGTTGTCCTCGGAACCAAGGCCCTCGCCTTCTCCATCCAGGAGGGATGGCAACTCGTGGCCCGGGCGGAGTCGGGGGATCAGACCGCCCTGCAGACCCTGATTCAGGCCTACCAAGCCCAGGATCCAGAGGCCGCCGCCGCCCTTGGGGTGCTCTACCTCAACGGCGTGGTCTATCCTCGGGATGTAGCCCAGGCCAAAGAGTACTTTGAGTGGAGCTAA
- a CDS encoding IS630-like element ISTth6 family transposase (programmed frameshift): MAAPLRIQLTPEEDRLLLELSLDPRTHKKTRLWAMMVRLAAEGWTAPKIAQHFHKDRTTVYLVLRRFVREGLQGLAYRKPPGAPRKFTPEMAAFVEERLAEDRVWTAPQLAAALAERFGVRLAPKVVARHLRAMGYVWRRTRYVPPGKPTEEEVKAFAEEEEEAKRGRRKGVMEVGYLDESGFSLTLPPTYAWGRRGEAKGVPRAWGSRGRVNVVGHLVRGREGERLFFALLEGPVRWEVVRGYLDRVAEGLAKPLKVFMDNAPFHRSREVEGRKEAWRERGLMVAYLPRYSPHLNPMESVWRRVKGFLMPRRHYGSVEELKEAVAQALKALGGVELKILGEGT, encoded by the exons ATGGCGGCCCCACTTCGGATCCAGCTGACCCCTGAGGAGGACCGGCTCCTCCTGGAGCTCTCCCTGGACCCAAGGACCCACAAGAAGACCCGCCTGTGGGCCATGATGGTCCGCCTGGCGGCCGAGGGCTGGACCGCCCCAAAGATCGCCCAGCACTTCCACAAGGACCGCACCACGGTCTACCTTGTCCTCCGGCGCTTCGTGAGGGAGGGTCTCCAGGGCCTCGCCTACCGCAAACCCCCGGGAGCCCCCAGGAAGTTCACCCCCGAGATGGCCGCCTTCGTGGAGGAAAGGCTGGCCGAGGATAGGGTCTGGACCGCCCCGCAGCTTGCGGCAGCCCTAGCCGAGCGCTTCGGGGTCCGCCTGGCCCCCAAGGTGGTGGCCCGGCACCTGAGGGCCATGGGGTACGTGTGGCGACGGACGCGGTACGTGCCTC CTGGGAAGCCCACGGAGGAAGAGGTGAAGGCTTTCGCGGAGGAGGAAGAGGAAGCAAAAAGGGGGCGGAGGAAGGGGGTGATGGAGGTGGGGTACCTGGATGAGAGCGGGTTTTCCCTGACCCTTCCCCCTACCTACGCCTGGGGTCGGAGGGGGGAGGCCAAGGGGGTGCCCCGGGCCTGGGGTTCCCGGGGGCGGGTGAACGTGGTGGGGCACTTGGTGCGGGGACGGGAGGGGGAGCGGCTTTTCTTTGCCCTTTTGGAGGGGCCGGTGCGGTGGGAGGTGGTGCGGGGGTATCTGGACCGGGTGGCCGAAGGTTTGGCCAAGCCCCTGAAGGTGTTCATGGACAACGCGCCCTTCCACCGGTCCCGGGAGGTGGAGGGGAGGAAGGAGGCGTGGCGGGAACGGGGGCTTATGGTGGCTTACCTGCCGCGGTACAGCCCGCATCTGAACCCCATGGAGAGCGTATGGCGGCGGGTGAAGGGGTTTTTGATGCCGAGGCGGCACTACGGGAGCGTGGAGGAGCTTAAGGAGGCGGTGGCGCAGGCCCTGAAAGCCCTGGGGGGTGTGGAGTTGAAAATCTTGGGGGAGGGCACTTAG
- a CDS encoding CopG family antitoxin, which yields MRKKRKVQSLEEIPKFRSEEEEARFWAEHELDEPLLEAMAPPPEGLLPPSRPRTRAISLRLDEDLLRRLKAVARRKGKGYQTLLKEFVLERLYEEEKREGVI from the coding sequence ATGAGGAAAAAGCGCAAGGTGCAAAGCTTGGAGGAGATCCCCAAGTTCAGAAGCGAGGAAGAGGAGGCCCGCTTCTGGGCGGAGCACGAGCTGGACGAGCCTCTCCTAGAGGCCATGGCCCCGCCCCCGGAAGGCCTTCTGCCCCCTTCTCGCCCCAGGACGCGGGCCATCTCCCTGCGCCTGGACGAGGACCTCCTGCGGCGGCTCAAGGCCGTGGCGAGGAGGAAGGGCAAGGGCTACCAGACCCTCCTCAAGGAGTTCGTGCTGGAGAGGCTCTACGAGGAGGAGAAGCGGGAAGGGGTCATTTAA
- a CDS encoding BrnT family toxin, with amino-acid sequence MEFDWDEANVAHIARHGVRPWEAEEALTDPLRLVLKVCSQRGEERWAALGATEGGRVLFLVFTRRRGRVRVITARDATPGEKRRYRRRGK; translated from the coding sequence GTGGAGTTTGACTGGGACGAGGCCAACGTTGCCCACATCGCTCGGCACGGGGTGCGCCCCTGGGAGGCGGAGGAGGCCCTCACCGACCCCCTCCGCCTGGTCCTCAAGGTCTGCTCCCAAAGGGGGGAGGAGCGCTGGGCGGCCCTGGGGGCCACGGAAGGGGGCCGGGTCCTCTTCCTGGTCTTCACCCGGAGGCGGGGCAGGGTACGGGTCATCACCGCCCGGGACGCCACCCCCGGGGAGAAAAGGCGGTACCGGAGAAGGGGGAAGTAG
- a CDS encoding type II toxin-antitoxin system Phd/YefM family antitoxin, translating into MTTVMKVSKSYFKAHALELLRRVEATGEPLILTDRGRPVLEVRPYREEDPREKLLGTLLRYEDPTEPTGEAWEALG; encoded by the coding sequence ATGACCACGGTCATGAAGGTCTCCAAGTCCTACTTCAAGGCCCACGCCTTGGAACTCCTCCGCCGGGTGGAAGCCACGGGGGAACCACTCATCCTCACCGACCGGGGCCGCCCCGTCCTGGAGGTGCGCCCCTACCGGGAGGAGGATCCCAGGGAGAAGCTTTTGGGCACCCTCCTCCGCTACGAGGACCCCACGGAGCCCACCGGGGAGGCCTGGGAGGCCCTGGGGTGA
- a CDS encoding type II toxin-antitoxin system VapC family toxin, whose translation MKGPLVLDTHAWVWHLASPKVLPKGLVRVLDEARAREALYISAITPWEVGVLAQKGRIAFSLEPRRWLEEALRVRGIGVVPLDAGIALEAAHLDLPHPDPADRFILATALRLGAVLVTKDERLRRYAKARSLWG comes from the coding sequence GTGAAGGGGCCCCTGGTCCTGGACACCCACGCCTGGGTCTGGCACCTGGCAAGCCCAAAGGTCCTTCCCAAGGGCCTGGTGCGGGTCCTGGACGAGGCCCGGGCGAGGGAAGCCCTCTACATCTCGGCCATCACCCCCTGGGAGGTGGGGGTCCTCGCCCAAAAGGGGCGGATCGCCTTTTCCCTGGAGCCCCGGCGTTGGCTGGAGGAGGCCTTGCGGGTGCGGGGGATCGGGGTGGTCCCCTTGGACGCGGGGATCGCCCTGGAAGCGGCCCACCTGGACCTGCCCCACCCGGACCCGGCGGACCGGTTCATCCTGGCCACGGCCCTGAGGCTAGGGGCGGTGCTGGTCACCAAGGACGAGCGCCTGCGGCGCTACGCTAAGGCCAGGAGCCTTTGGGGGTGA
- a CDS encoding histidine phosphatase family protein produces MRRRLLLLRHGEVDYFPQGRPVPPEGVGLTERGRAQARAVGVLLREVPLDLAVHTGLRRTEETLALVLEGRAVPVEVWPEFQEIRPGRLKDLSDPERAFREAFRPRDLEERFLGGERYSDFLGKVLPAYERLLAREWNTLLLVAHGGVIRALLSYALTGKPGFLPMEVHPCGLSVLDLGEEGTLLRLHNLTPYDLLPQTRLSTMEELWRAYCGGQQR; encoded by the coding sequence GTGAGAAGGCGGCTTCTCCTCCTGCGCCACGGGGAGGTGGACTACTTCCCGCAAGGGCGGCCCGTCCCCCCGGAGGGGGTGGGGCTCACGGAGCGGGGCCGGGCTCAGGCGAGGGCGGTGGGGGTCCTGCTCCGGGAGGTCCCCCTGGACCTCGCCGTGCACACCGGCCTCCGCCGCACGGAGGAGACCCTGGCCCTGGTGCTGGAAGGCCGGGCGGTCCCGGTGGAGGTGTGGCCGGAGTTTCAGGAGATCCGTCCCGGAAGGCTTAAGGACCTTTCTGATCCGGAGCGGGCCTTTCGCGAGGCTTTCCGTCCACGAGACCTTGAGGAGCGCTTCCTGGGGGGAGAGCGCTATAGCGACTTTCTGGGAAAGGTCCTTCCTGCTTACGAGCGCCTCCTCGCCCGCGAGTGGAACACCCTTCTCCTCGTGGCCCACGGAGGGGTCATTCGGGCCCTCCTCTCCTATGCCCTCACCGGAAAACCCGGCTTTCTTCCCATGGAGGTTCATCCCTGCGGCCTCTCCGTTTTAGACCTGGGGGAGGAAGGAACCCTTCTTCGGCTCCATAACCTTACCCCCTACGACCTACTGCCCCAGACCCGCCTCTCCACCATGGAGGAGCTTTGGCGAGCCTACTGTGGGGGACAACAGCGGTAG
- a CDS encoding DUF6285 domain-containing protein gives MDRPTLDELLEAVGEFLEKELLPHVADPRLRFQTLVALSALGIARRELALGEALAEEDRRELGTLLGREAPLGELLRTLAAKIREGQAPPGTFAFLKAHVARKLKVASPKYLERYP, from the coding sequence ATGGATAGGCCCACCTTGGACGAACTCTTGGAGGCCGTGGGGGAGTTTCTGGAGAAGGAGCTTCTTCCCCACGTGGCCGACCCCAGGCTCCGGTTCCAGACCCTGGTGGCCCTGAGCGCCCTGGGCATCGCCCGGCGGGAGCTCGCCTTGGGGGAGGCCCTGGCGGAGGAGGACCGGAGGGAGCTCGGAACCCTCTTAGGCCGGGAGGCGCCGCTAGGGGAACTCCTTCGGACCTTGGCGGCCAAGATCCGGGAGGGCCAGGCCCCGCCCGGAACCTTCGCCTTCCTCAAGGCCCACGTGGCCAGGAAGCTCAAGGTGGCCAGCCCCAAGTACCTGGAGCGCTACCCGTGA
- a CDS encoding phosphotransferase family protein — MKEALEAALREILGPGEVVALRRLPGGASKEAWAVDYRTGEALHPLFLRRAGGGVIYSKTLALAEEFRLLQVAWAHGVKVPEPLHYFPDLEGREAFLMRRLEGETIGARVVRRPELARARETLPQAMAEELAKIHALSPDEVPFLQPPSLPSWRAALEEAYRDLDALGEPHPALEWGLRWLLDHPPRELPPVVVHGDFRVGNLLVDGEGLVAVLDWEFAHLGDPREDLAWPLVRAWRFGEDGKRLGGVGEVGPFLERYNALTGRDIAEEELFWWEVLGNVRWGLGALKQARRHLRGEERSVELAVLGRLASEMEYEVLHLLERYG, encoded by the coding sequence ATGAAGGAAGCCTTGGAAGCCGCCCTAAGGGAAATCCTTGGCCCAGGGGAGGTGGTGGCCCTAAGGCGCCTCCCCGGGGGGGCCTCCAAGGAGGCCTGGGCGGTGGACTACCGCACCGGAGAGGCCCTGCACCCCCTGTTTCTCCGCCGGGCGGGGGGCGGGGTGATCTACAGCAAGACCCTGGCCTTGGCGGAGGAGTTCCGCCTCCTCCAGGTGGCCTGGGCCCACGGGGTCAAGGTCCCGGAGCCCCTCCACTATTTCCCCGACCTCGAGGGCCGCGAGGCCTTTCTCATGCGCCGCCTGGAGGGGGAAACCATCGGCGCCCGGGTGGTGCGGCGCCCGGAGCTGGCGAGGGCCCGGGAGACCCTGCCGCAGGCCATGGCCGAGGAGCTCGCCAAGATCCACGCCCTTTCCCCGGATGAGGTGCCCTTCCTGCAGCCGCCCTCCCTTCCCTCCTGGCGAGCGGCCCTGGAGGAGGCCTACCGGGACCTGGACGCCCTGGGGGAGCCCCACCCGGCTTTGGAGTGGGGCCTGCGCTGGCTCCTGGACCACCCGCCCAGGGAGCTTCCCCCCGTGGTGGTCCACGGCGACTTCCGCGTGGGCAACCTCCTGGTGGACGGGGAAGGTCTGGTGGCCGTTCTGGACTGGGAGTTCGCCCACCTGGGCGATCCGCGGGAGGATCTGGCCTGGCCCCTGGTGCGGGCCTGGCGCTTTGGGGAGGACGGGAAGCGCCTGGGGGGTGTGGGGGAGGTGGGGCCTTTCCTGGAACGGTACAACGCCCTCACGGGCCGGGACATCGCCGAGGAGGAGCTTTTCTGGTGGGAGGTCCTGGGGAACGTGCGCTGGGGGCTTGGGGCCCTGAAGCAGGCCCGCCGGCACCTCAGGGGGGAGGAGCGGAGCGTGGAGCTCGCCGTGCTGGGAAGGCTGGCCTCGGAGATGGAGTACGAGGTCCTTCACCTCTTGGAGAGGTATGGATAG
- a CDS encoding acyl-CoA dehydrogenase family protein yields the protein MDFGLDRETEALRERVRAFLEEAVIPREAEAARNLDRLEAIARELQAEAKERGLFLPHMPKELGGLGLSWRQLAVVLEEAGRSLLGPRALNAAAPDEGNMHLLHKVASPEQKRRYLEPLAAGEVRSAFAMTEPMGAGADPTLLKTTARRKGRGFVLEGRKWFTTGAEGAAFFLVLARAEEGPTIFLVDRENPGLKLVRTIPTMDHWSLGGHGELVLEGCEVGEEAVLGEVGKGFEYAELRLDPARLTHCMRWLGVGVRATELAQEYALKRESFGKKLAEHQGVQFMIADSHMELHAARLMVWHAAWKLDRGERIRHEASMAKVFVSEAVNRAVDRALQITGALGVSEDIPLSIFYREVRPFRIYDGPSEVHRASVGKRALFKGLRP from the coding sequence ATGGACTTCGGTCTGGACCGGGAGACGGAGGCGCTTAGGGAGAGGGTGCGGGCCTTCCTCGAGGAAGCGGTCATCCCTCGGGAGGCGGAGGCCGCGCGCAACCTAGATCGTCTTGAGGCCATCGCTAGGGAGCTTCAGGCGGAGGCTAAGGAGCGAGGGCTTTTCCTTCCCCACATGCCCAAGGAGCTGGGCGGGCTTGGCCTTTCCTGGCGGCAACTCGCCGTGGTCTTAGAGGAGGCGGGACGGAGCCTTCTCGGGCCACGGGCCCTAAACGCCGCCGCCCCCGATGAGGGCAACATGCACCTTCTCCACAAGGTGGCGAGCCCTGAGCAGAAGCGGCGTTACCTCGAGCCCCTGGCCGCCGGGGAGGTGCGGAGCGCCTTCGCCATGACCGAGCCCATGGGGGCCGGGGCCGATCCCACCCTCCTCAAAACCACCGCCCGGCGGAAAGGGAGGGGGTTTGTCCTCGAGGGAAGGAAGTGGTTCACCACCGGGGCCGAGGGGGCGGCCTTCTTCCTGGTCCTGGCCCGGGCCGAGGAAGGGCCCACGATCTTCCTGGTGGACCGGGAAAACCCCGGGCTTAAGCTGGTCCGCACCATCCCCACCATGGACCACTGGTCCTTAGGGGGGCACGGGGAGCTGGTCCTCGAGGGGTGCGAGGTGGGGGAGGAGGCGGTCTTGGGCGAGGTGGGGAAGGGGTTCGAGTACGCCGAACTCCGCCTGGATCCGGCCCGGCTGACCCACTGCATGCGCTGGCTCGGGGTGGGGGTGCGGGCCACGGAGCTCGCCCAGGAGTACGCCCTGAAGCGGGAGTCCTTCGGCAAAAAGCTCGCCGAGCACCAGGGCGTTCAGTTCATGATCGCCGACAGCCACATGGAGCTCCACGCCGCCCGCCTCATGGTCTGGCACGCCGCCTGGAAGCTGGACCGGGGGGAGCGGATCCGCCACGAGGCCTCCATGGCCAAGGTCTTTGTCTCCGAGGCGGTGAACCGGGCGGTGGACCGGGCGCTTCAGATCACCGGCGCCCTGGGCGTGAGCGAGGATATTCCCCTTTCCATCTTCTACCGGGAGGTGCGGCCCTTCCGGATCTACGATGGCCCCAGCGAGGTACACCGGGCGAGCGTGGGCAAGCGGGCCCTTTTCAAGGGGCTTAGGCCATGA
- a CDS encoding SDR family oxidoreductase — MFLEKFRLDGKAALVTGGSRGLGLEAALALKEAGARVAVVARRASFFEEARKALGEDALYLEGDVRDEARLEAIAEEVEERLGPLTVLVNAAGVSWGAPSLEMPVEKVREVLEVNLVGAFLASRVAARRMKERGYGKIIHIASVAGLKGEYPEVLDAVGYSASKGGLIALTRDLAVKWGRWGIRVNALAPGFFPTRMTEKVLPRAEAFLKATLPLGRPGAPGELGGAVLFLASPASDYVTGAVLPVDGGATAL, encoded by the coding sequence ATGTTCCTGGAAAAGTTCCGCTTGGATGGGAAGGCCGCCCTGGTGACCGGGGGGTCCCGGGGGCTCGGCCTCGAGGCCGCCCTGGCCCTCAAGGAGGCGGGGGCCAGGGTGGCGGTGGTGGCCCGGCGGGCGAGCTTCTTTGAAGAGGCCCGCAAGGCCTTAGGCGAGGACGCCCTCTACCTGGAAGGGGACGTGCGGGACGAGGCCCGCTTGGAGGCCATCGCCGAGGAGGTGGAGGAGAGGCTCGGGCCCCTCACCGTCCTGGTGAACGCCGCCGGGGTGAGCTGGGGGGCCCCTTCCCTGGAGATGCCCGTGGAGAAGGTCCGGGAGGTCCTGGAGGTGAACCTGGTGGGGGCCTTCCTGGCGAGCCGGGTGGCGGCCCGGCGCATGAAGGAAAGGGGCTATGGCAAGATCATTCACATCGCCTCCGTGGCCGGGCTCAAGGGGGAGTACCCCGAGGTCCTGGACGCCGTGGGCTACTCCGCCTCCAAAGGAGGCCTCATCGCCCTCACCCGGGACCTGGCGGTGAAGTGGGGAAGGTGGGGGATTAGGGTGAACGCCCTCGCCCCAGGGTTCTTCCCCACGCGGATGACGGAGAAGGTCCTCCCCCGGGCGGAAGCCTTCCTCAAGGCCACCCTGCCCCTGGGCCGCCCCGGGGCCCCGGGGGAGCTCGGCGGGGCGGTCCTCTTCCTGGCGAGCCCCGCCTCGGACTACGTCACCGGGGCCGTCCTCCCCGTGGACGGCGGGGCCACGGCCCTTTAA
- a CDS encoding AMP-binding enzyme, producing the protein MFPSTMMEEELNLWDFLERAAALFGRKEVVSRLHTGEVHRTTYAEVYQRARRLMGGLKALGVGVGDRVATLGFLVEAIRGELKTVQHFVVMDEKAPEGYLAYEEALGEEADPVRVPERAACGMAYTTGTTGLPIPLVRLRVADEEGRPVPKDGKALGEVQLKGPWITGGYYGNEEATRSALTPDGFFRTGDIAVWDEERYVEIKDRLKDLIKSGGEWISSVDLENALMGHPKVKEAAVVAIPHPKWQERPLAVVVPRGEKPTPEELNEHLLKAGFAKWQLPDAYVFAEEIPRTSAGKFLKRALREQYKNYYGGA; encoded by the coding sequence ATGTTCCCGAGCACCATGATGGAGGAAGAGCTGAACCTCTGGGACTTCCTGGAGCGGGCGGCGGCGCTTTTCGGCAGGAAGGAGGTGGTCTCCCGCCTCCACACCGGGGAGGTCCACCGCACCACCTACGCCGAGGTCTACCAAAGGGCCAGGAGGCTCATGGGGGGCCTCAAGGCCCTCGGGGTGGGCGTGGGGGACCGGGTGGCCACCCTGGGCTTCCTGGTGGAGGCCATACGGGGCGAGCTCAAGACGGTGCAGCACTTCGTGGTCATGGACGAGAAGGCCCCGGAGGGCTACCTGGCCTACGAGGAGGCCCTGGGGGAGGAGGCGGACCCCGTGCGGGTGCCGGAGCGGGCCGCCTGCGGCATGGCCTACACCACGGGGACCACGGGCCTCCCCATCCCCCTGGTGCGCCTAAGGGTGGCGGACGAGGAGGGCCGCCCCGTGCCCAAGGACGGGAAGGCCCTGGGGGAGGTCCAGCTCAAGGGGCCCTGGATCACCGGGGGCTACTACGGAAACGAGGAGGCCACGCGGAGCGCCCTCACCCCGGACGGCTTCTTCCGCACCGGGGACATCGCCGTCTGGGACGAGGAGAGGTACGTTGAGATCAAGGACCGGCTCAAGGACCTGATCAAGTCGGGCGGGGAGTGGATCTCCAGCGTGGACCTGGAGAACGCCCTCATGGGCCACCCCAAGGTGAAGGAGGCGGCGGTGGTGGCCATCCCCCACCCCAAGTGGCAGGAGAGGCCCCTGGCGGTGGTGGTGCCCAGGGGCGAGAAGCCCACCCCGGAGGAGCTGAACGAGCACCTCCTAAAGGCCGGCTTCGCCAAGTGGCAGCTCCCCGACGCCTACGTCTTCGCGGAGGAGATCCCGAGGACATCCGCGGGCAAGTTCCTCAAGCGGGCCTTAAGGGAGCAGTACAAGAACTACTACGGAGGCGCCTGA
- a CDS encoding PaaI family thioesterase, which produces MSPFARWFQARVLRKEAGEAELLLEVREEFLQGQGLVHGGILAALLDSALGQAVESLGAKVVTAELSVSYLRPVREGVLLARGWVVHPGRHLLHAAGEALLEGKRVAFAKGVFYRVG; this is translated from the coding sequence TTGAGCCCCTTCGCCCGCTGGTTCCAGGCGCGGGTTCTGCGGAAGGAGGCCGGGGAAGCGGAGCTCCTCCTGGAGGTGCGGGAGGAGTTCCTCCAGGGGCAGGGCCTGGTCCACGGGGGGATCCTGGCGGCCCTTCTGGACAGCGCCTTAGGCCAGGCGGTGGAGAGCCTGGGGGCGAAGGTGGTGACCGCCGAGCTTTCCGTGAGCTACCTGAGGCCCGTGCGGGAGGGGGTGCTCCTCGCCCGGGGGTGGGTGGTCCACCCCGGGCGCCACCTCCTCCACGCCGCCGGGGAGGCCCTCCTGGAGGGGAAGCGGGTGGCCTTCGCCAAGGGGGTGTTCTACCGGGTGGGGTAG
- a CDS encoding MaoC family dehydratase: MPMYFEDFEVGQRFVTAGRTVTEADVVNFAGVSGDYNPIHTDAEFAKSTPFGQRIAHGLLVLSMLTGLRQRTGATDGTLIAWLEIRNYRFLKPVLIGDTVHGETEIVEKRETSKPDRGIVVQRVRVLNQRGEVVQEGEFVTMIRRRPREEA, from the coding sequence ATGCCCATGTACTTTGAGGACTTTGAGGTCGGCCAGAGGTTCGTGACCGCGGGGCGGACGGTGACCGAGGCGGACGTGGTGAACTTCGCCGGGGTCTCCGGGGACTACAACCCCATCCACACCGACGCCGAGTTCGCCAAGAGCACCCCCTTCGGCCAGCGCATCGCCCACGGGCTCCTGGTCCTCTCCATGCTCACCGGCCTCAGGCAGCGCACCGGGGCCACGGACGGCACCCTCATCGCCTGGCTGGAGATCCGGAACTACCGCTTCCTGAAGCCCGTTCTCATCGGGGACACCGTCCACGGGGAGACGGAGATCGTGGAGAAGCGGGAGACCTCCAAGCCGGACCGGGGGATCGTGGTCCAGAGGGTGCGGGTCCTGAACCAGAGGGGCGAGGTGGTGCAGGAGGGCGAGTTCGTCACCATGATCCGCAGGCGCCCCAGGGAGGAGGCTTGA
- a CDS encoding SDR family NAD(P)-dependent oxidoreductase, whose amino-acid sequence MGRLSGKTILVTGAASGIGRAALDLFAREGASLVAVDREERLLAEAVAALEAEAIAVVADVSDPKAVEAVFAEALEEFGRLHGVAHFAGVAHSALSWNLPLEAWEKVLRVNLTGSFLVARKAGEVLEEGGSLVLTGSVAGLGAFGLAHYAAGKLGVVGLARTLALELARKGVRVNVLLPGLIQTPMTAGLPPWAWEQEVGASPLGRAGRPEEVAQAALFLLSEESAYITGQALYVDGGRSIVGPPGLPPGFGPKGGERHAHVL is encoded by the coding sequence ATGGGAAGGCTTTCTGGGAAAACCATCCTCGTCACGGGTGCGGCCAGCGGCATCGGGCGGGCGGCCTTGGACCTCTTCGCCCGGGAGGGGGCGAGCCTCGTGGCCGTGGACCGGGAGGAGAGGCTCCTGGCCGAGGCGGTGGCGGCCCTCGAGGCCGAGGCCATCGCCGTGGTGGCCGACGTATCCGACCCGAAAGCGGTGGAGGCGGTCTTTGCGGAGGCCCTGGAGGAGTTCGGGCGCCTCCACGGGGTGGCCCACTTCGCGGGGGTGGCCCACTCCGCCCTCTCCTGGAACCTCCCCCTCGAGGCCTGGGAGAAGGTCCTGCGGGTGAACCTCACGGGAAGCTTCCTGGTGGCGAGGAAGGCGGGAGAGGTCCTGGAAGAAGGGGGAAGCCTGGTCCTCACGGGCTCCGTGGCCGGCCTGGGCGCCTTCGGCCTCGCCCACTACGCCGCCGGCAAGCTGGGCGTGGTGGGCCTGGCCCGCACCCTGGCCCTGGAGCTCGCCCGTAAGGGCGTCCGGGTCAACGTCCTCCTCCCCGGCCTCATCCAAACCCCCATGACGGCGGGGCTTCCCCCCTGGGCCTGGGAGCAGGAGGTCGGCGCCTCGCCCCTGGGCCGGGCGGGAAGGCCCGAGGAGGTGGCCCAGGCCGCCCTTTTCCTCCTCTCGGAGGAGAGCGCCTACATCACGGGCCAGGCGCTCTACGTGGACGGGGGCCGGTCCATCGTGGGCCCGCCGGGCCTGCCCCCGGGGTTTGGGCCCAAAGGAGGTGAGCGGCATGCCCATGTACTTTGA
- a CDS encoding serine hydrolase domain-containing protein → MVRWLLAVVFSVVPVLAQVREGVDLGVLGAFKACLEAEVAQGRLPGAVATALDYYRFLQALLNGGTLEGKRILSPKSVALMTADHLGPLYLPSLQRGAPYLPGPGYGFGLGFAVRLEDGGNPLPGSKGDYFWAGLFGTYFFVDPKERLIGVFMTQSPGGRTYYAQLFRNAVYASLR, encoded by the coding sequence ATGGTTCGGTGGCTTTTGGCGGTGGTTTTCTCGGTGGTTCCCGTCCTGGCCCAGGTGCGGGAAGGGGTGGACCTTGGCGTCTTGGGGGCCTTCAAGGCCTGCCTCGAGGCCGAAGTGGCCCAGGGAAGGCTTCCCGGGGCCGTGGCCACGGCCCTGGACTACTACCGCTTCCTGCAGGCCCTCCTCAACGGGGGTACCTTGGAGGGAAAGCGGATCCTTTCCCCCAAGAGCGTGGCCCTCATGACGGCGGACCATCTGGGCCCCCTCTACCTTCCTTCCCTCCAACGGGGAGCCCCCTACCTCCCTGGGCCGGGGTACGGGTTCGGCCTCGGGTTTGCGGTGCGCCTCGAGGACGGCGGAAACCCCCTGCCGGGCTCCAAGGGGGACTACTTCTGGGCCGGGCTTTTCGGCACCTACTTCTTCGTAGATCCCAAGGAAAGGCTGATCGGCGTCTTCATGACGCAAAGCCCAGGGGGGCGGACCTACTACGCCCAGCTCTTCCGGAACGCCGTCTACGCTAGCCTGCGCTGA